A segment of the Actinomycetota bacterium genome:
CGGCAGGGGCTACTCGACCCTGGTGGCCGCCCTGCACTTCGCCAACGGAGCGATCGGGAGCCTGGTCGGCTCCTACGATTCCTCCTATGCCTATCCGGCGACCCACCAGCTCGAGCTGAACGGCACCGGCGGCCGGGTCCTGATCGAGGACACCGTCCGGCGCTACACCTTCACCCGGGCGGGGAGCGAGGTCAGCAGCGTCTGGCAGGCCGGCTACTTCAACGACGCCGACCGCCAGTTCCACCGCACCTTCGACAAGCACGTCGACGACCTGCTCCAGGCCGTCCGGGCCCGGCGGCCGCCACCCATCCACGCCCGTGCCGGCCGCCGCGCCCTGGCGCTCGCCCACGCCATCATCGACTCGTTCGAGACCGGGACCCGCATCGAGGTCGCCCCGGACGCTGGCACCTCAGGACGTTAGCCACGCTCATCCGGCTTGCGCGCCCACCGAGGCGGCGTCGAACGTCGCGGCGTCGAGCCGACCACTGTCCACCACACGATCGCGCACCTCAGCCAAGAACGGCCTGAACTACAGCGCCCGCGATCCCGGCCACGGACGTTGTGCACGTCGGTCTTTGCTTGAGGGCGCCCGAGACCGAGCTTGCTGACCATGCTCGGCAGCGTCCGGCCGATGAGCCAGTCGACCCGTTGGCGTGCCCCCACTCGATCAAGGCCTTCCAGGTGGTCGCCCAGGCAGCGGGCTCCGTGGTCGGCGCGAGGTGGAAGTCCGGCTCTCGACCAACAGCCATCCGCCTGGCTTGACGGCAGCGGCCATCCGCGCGAGCACCGCCGGACCGTACCCGGCGATCTGGTGCAGCAAGGCGCGGCAGGTCACCAGGTCGTACGCGTTGTCTGGCAGCTCGGTCGTCGAGCCGGTCGGCCTGGTATGGCTGGGGTGGCGGTCGTCAGGTACGTCGCCCAGCGCCGCGGACAAGCAGAAGCCTCACGGAGACGATGTTCCGCCGGGGCGAGCACCCGGGACCGCTTCAGAAGGGGGCGGCCGTCGTCCTTCAGCTTGGCCGCGTCAGTGAGGGCCGGGGTGGTGGGTTCCTCACCTGCGCCAGGCCGTCGTCGCTTGATCGAGCGCCTGGATCTCGTCCCCAGCCAGCGAGAAGGAGAGCGCTTCGGCATTGCTGGCTGCCTGTCTCCCGTTCTTCGCACCGGGGATCGGTACAACACCCTCCCGTTCGATGAGCCACCGAAGGGCCACCTGGGCTGGGGTCTTGGCATGGCGTTCACCGATCTCACCCAGCAGGGCCACGACCGGCTGCGCCTTCTTGAGACCATCGCCCCGGAAGTAGCGGCCGAAGCGCCGAATCCCCTTGGGCCGATCGCCCGGCCGATACTTGCCGGTGAGGACTCCCTGCGCCATTGGCTGGTATGCGATCAGCGTGATCCCCAGCTCCCGGCAGGCATCCAGCACCCCGTTCACCTCGGGCGCTCGATGCAACAGGGAGTACTCCACCTGGTTGGAGGCAAGGGGGATTCCCCGCTCGGCCAGCGCCGCATGGGCGACGCGGAGTTGTGCTGCGGAATAGTTGCTCACCCCAACTGCCCTGACCTTCCCCGCTTCGACCGCGTCGGCCATCAACCCCATGAGGGAGGGGATCGAGATGCGACGAGAAGGAAAGTGGTGCTGATAGAGGTCGATGGGGCTTCGCCGGAGCCGAACAAGGCTCTGGTCCAGCGCCTCCGGAAGTACCTCTGCCGTTGATCGCCATCCGGGCGGGAACTTGGTGGCGATCACCACGCTCTGGCCCTCGGCAAGCTCGCCCACGCGCCGCTCCGAAGCGCCGCCGCTGTACATCGCGGCCGTGTCGAACAGGTCCACGCCCGCCGTCAAGCTGGCCTCGAAGGCCCGCCGTTCTTCCTCCGGCCCTGGGGGGCCTCCATAGGCCAGCTTGGCCGGTCCCCACCTGCTCCGACCCGAGGGGCTGCCCCAGGTCATCGCCCCCAGGCCCAGTCTTGGCACCTCGAGATCAGTACGGCCGAGACGGATCCGGTCGGTCATCCGCGCACCATCACTCGCCATGGCATGTCCTTAAGCCATCGAGCCTTCCGGTCCACGGAAGA
Coding sequences within it:
- a CDS encoding aldo/keto reductase, with amino-acid sequence MTDRIRLGRTDLEVPRLGLGAMTWGSPSGRSRWGPAKLAYGGPPGPEEERRAFEASLTAGVDLFDTAAMYSGGASERRVGELAEGQSVVIATKFPPGWRSTAEVLPEALDQSLVRLRRSPIDLYQHHFPSRRISIPSLMGLMADAVEAGKVRAVGVSNYSAAQLRVAHAALAERGIPLASNQVEYSLLHRAPEVNGVLDACRELGITLIAYQPMAQGVLTGKYRPGDRPKGIRRFGRYFRGDGLKKAQPVVALLGEIGERHAKTPAQVALRWLIEREGVVPIPGAKNGRQAASNAEALSFSLAGDEIQALDQATTAWRR